From the Myxococcales bacterium genome, one window contains:
- a CDS encoding ATP-binding protein translates to MLRHFLSAGIEATVIEDPAALAGAALGARLVCADAFDGDVVVAALRANPAARGVLWTAEPLKRALRYMAECPQVAHVLGRKDFESAPRPWELMMVLRRAREDTGPTPLTAYLDWGHTGFEEKVASTEDRDRVVARVQEFVAALQVPKRLGEMASELCHELLMNAIYDAPVDERGVARYAGDRKATIVLAPEDAARLRCATDGTRVVVQVRDRFGGLQRRHVVDGLARGLAGGEMDQSHGGAGLGMSVCHHNALAIFFDVARGRHTEVTAMLELDLNLREVRTLARSLHLFGELA, encoded by the coding sequence GTGCTCCGACACTTCCTGTCGGCAGGCATCGAGGCGACGGTGATCGAAGATCCGGCCGCGCTGGCCGGGGCAGCGCTGGGCGCGCGGTTGGTGTGCGCCGATGCGTTCGACGGCGACGTCGTCGTGGCCGCGCTGCGGGCCAACCCGGCGGCGCGGGGCGTCCTGTGGACCGCCGAGCCGCTCAAGCGCGCGCTCCGGTACATGGCCGAGTGCCCGCAGGTCGCGCACGTGCTGGGGCGCAAGGACTTCGAGAGCGCCCCGCGGCCGTGGGAGCTGATGATGGTGCTGCGGCGGGCCCGCGAGGACACCGGCCCGACGCCGCTGACGGCCTACCTCGACTGGGGCCACACCGGCTTCGAGGAGAAGGTCGCCTCGACCGAGGACCGCGATCGCGTCGTGGCCCGGGTGCAGGAGTTCGTGGCGGCGCTGCAGGTGCCCAAGCGGCTCGGCGAGATGGCCAGCGAGCTGTGCCACGAGCTCCTGATGAACGCGATCTACGACGCGCCGGTCGACGAGCGCGGCGTCGCCCGCTACGCCGGCGACCGCAAGGCCACGATCGTGCTCGCGCCCGAGGACGCCGCGCGGCTGCGGTGCGCGACCGACGGGACCCGCGTGGTCGTGCAGGTGCGCGATCGGTTCGGCGGCCTGCAGCGCCGCCACGTCGTCGACGGCCTCGCCCGCGGGCTGGCCGGCGGCGAGATGGATCAGAGCCACGGGGGCGCGGGGCTGGGCATGAGCGTGTGCCACCACAACGCCCTGGCGATCTTCTTCGACGTCGCCCGGGGCCGTCACACCGAGGTGACGGCCATGCTCGAGCTCGATCTCAACCTGCGCGAGGTCCGGACCCTCGCGCGCTCGCTCCATCTGTTCGGCGAGCTCGCGTAG
- a CDS encoding serine/threonine protein kinase, which yields MSERPSTDGKLLGGTPTDPVPFGKYVMSGLIARGGMAEVYRARPKDMPAAKILAIKVMRPQLARETRFVDMFHREGQLALLLRNRCIVETVEIGKIEGRHYIAMEYIGGRDLTQVLRRCQETNQRIPVPHAVYIAARIAEGLHFAHTLVDNDGRPLNIVNRDVSPSNVRLSYDGDVKLLDFGIAQALMKFTSEIGVLKGKFSYMSPEQIRGMPLDARTDVFSAGIILHEMLTTEKLFRGDTEFALMEKVRKAEVPPPSNFNRRVTPELDAIVQRALARDVADRFQSAAALAGELDALIAGYRFDPKELRQLMRQLFRKEYAKEIEDTTPLEPRVGTDPSRPGVPPGVATATQPTSPSPRQVSTTEAPRQRLTGSGAAVAPPPTQPPPVAAQPLPIPPPEAPPPEDADKPKGFWGSLFKRKR from the coding sequence GTGAGTGAACGGCCCTCGACCGACGGGAAGCTGCTCGGCGGTACCCCGACCGATCCCGTGCCGTTCGGCAAGTACGTCATGTCGGGGCTGATCGCCCGCGGCGGCATGGCCGAGGTCTACCGGGCGCGGCCCAAGGACATGCCCGCGGCCAAGATCCTGGCCATCAAGGTCATGCGTCCGCAGCTGGCGCGCGAGACCCGCTTCGTCGACATGTTCCACCGCGAGGGCCAGCTGGCCCTGCTCTTGCGCAACCGCTGCATCGTCGAGACGGTCGAGATCGGCAAGATCGAGGGCCGGCACTACATCGCGATGGAGTACATCGGCGGCCGCGACCTGACCCAGGTGCTGCGCCGGTGCCAGGAGACCAACCAGCGCATCCCGGTGCCGCACGCGGTCTACATCGCGGCGCGGATCGCCGAGGGCCTGCACTTCGCGCACACGCTGGTCGACAACGACGGCCGTCCGCTCAACATCGTCAACCGCGACGTGTCGCCGTCGAACGTCCGGCTGTCGTATGACGGCGACGTCAAGCTGCTCGACTTCGGCATCGCCCAGGCGCTGATGAAGTTCACCAGCGAGATCGGCGTGCTCAAGGGCAAGTTCAGCTACATGTCCCCGGAGCAGATCCGCGGCATGCCGCTCGACGCCCGCACCGACGTGTTCTCGGCCGGGATCATCCTCCACGAGATGCTCACGACCGAGAAGCTGTTCCGCGGCGACACCGAGTTCGCGCTGATGGAGAAGGTGCGCAAGGCCGAGGTGCCGCCGCCGTCGAACTTCAACCGCCGGGTCACGCCCGAGCTCGACGCGATCGTGCAGCGGGCGCTGGCCCGCGACGTCGCCGACCGGTTCCAGAGCGCCGCGGCGCTGGCCGGCGAGCTCGACGCGCTGATCGCCGGCTACCGGTTCGATCCCAAGGAGCTGCGGCAGCTGATGCGCCAGCTGTTCCGCAAGGAGTACGCGAAGGAGATCGAGGACACGACGCCGCTCGAGCCGCGGGTGGGCACCGACCCGTCGCGGCCCGGGGTGCCGCCGGGCGTGGCGACCGCGACCCAGCCGACCTCGCCGTCGCCGCGGCAGGTGTCGACCACCGAGGCGCCCCGCCAGCGCCTGACCGGCTCGGGCGCCGCGGTCGCGCCGCCGCCGACCCAGCCGCCGCCGGTGGCGGCCCAGCCGCTGCCGATCCCGCCGCCCGAGGCGCCGCCGCCCGAGGACGCCGACAAGCCCAAGGGCTTCTGGGGCTCGCTGTTCAAGCGGAAGCGCTGA
- a CDS encoding glutathione S-transferase, producing MPARLVTIPFSHYCEKARWALERAGIDFVEDGHLPIYSYLALRRAGAGRTVPTLVTDGGEVVADSTDILRWCDAHGRAEPLAPAELPEAAELEDDFDRHLGPAARRLGYFHLLPSRGGFYELLERGGVPRWQQRTGRLARPLVVRLLKRGLKIDAAGAARSQVVVDDTFARIAARLADGRRYLCGDRFTTADLTFAALAAPVLLPGSYAAYMPSARHQPPAFVELIAHYRATPAGAFALRIYADHRAPSAA from the coding sequence ATGCCCGCGCGCCTGGTGACCATCCCGTTCTCTCACTACTGCGAGAAGGCGCGCTGGGCCCTCGAGCGCGCCGGGATCGACTTCGTCGAGGACGGCCACCTGCCGATCTACTCGTACCTGGCGCTGCGCCGGGCCGGCGCCGGGCGCACCGTGCCGACGCTGGTCACCGACGGCGGCGAGGTGGTGGCCGACTCGACCGACATCCTGCGCTGGTGCGACGCCCACGGTCGCGCCGAGCCCCTGGCCCCGGCCGAGCTGCCCGAGGCCGCCGAGCTCGAGGACGACTTCGACCGCCACCTGGGCCCGGCCGCGCGGCGCCTGGGCTACTTCCACCTGCTGCCGTCCCGCGGTGGGTTCTACGAGCTGCTCGAGCGCGGCGGCGTGCCGCGCTGGCAGCAGCGCACCGGCCGGCTGGCGCGCCCGCTGGTCGTGCGCCTGCTCAAGCGCGGCCTCAAGATCGACGCCGCCGGCGCCGCGCGGTCGCAGGTCGTCGTCGACGACACCTTCGCGCGGATCGCGGCGCGCCTCGCCGACGGGCGCCGGTACCTGTGCGGGGATCGCTTCACGACCGCCGACCTGACGTTCGCGGCGCTGGCCGCGCCGGTGCTCCTGCCCGGCTCGTACGCGGCCTACATGCCCTCGGCCAGACACCAGCCGCCGGCGTTCGTCGAGCTGATCGCTCACTACCGGGCCACGCCAGCGGGCGCGTTCGCGCTGCGGATCTACGCCGACCATCGCGCGCCGTCCGCGGCGTGA
- the nrdR gene encoding transcriptional repressor NrdR — protein sequence MQCPFCASDSAVTETRDSADGVRRRRVCATCKRRFTTYEKVGSPGLKVEKRDGSHEPFDSDKLYRTLGRVARHRAGVIDGDDLRRIVRDVEATLVDRAARSVRWSDIVRLVLERLRAIDRVSADRLEASYRDERGAVRLDEADPPAATRPQLGLFRNDE from the coding sequence GTGCAGTGCCCGTTCTGCGCCAGCGACTCGGCGGTGACCGAGACCCGTGACAGCGCCGATGGCGTGCGCCGCCGGCGGGTGTGCGCGACGTGCAAGCGCCGCTTCACGACCTACGAGAAGGTCGGCTCGCCCGGGCTCAAGGTCGAGAAGCGCGACGGCAGCCACGAGCCGTTCGACAGCGACAAGCTCTACCGGACGCTCGGGCGGGTCGCCCGCCACCGCGCCGGCGTCATCGACGGCGACGATCTGCGCCGGATCGTGCGCGACGTCGAGGCGACGCTGGTCGATCGCGCCGCGCGCTCGGTGCGGTGGAGCGACATCGTCCGGCTGGTGCTCGAGCGCCTGCGCGCGATCGATCGCGTCAGCGCCGACCGGCTCGAGGCCAGCTACCGCGACGAGCGCGGCGCGGTCCGGCTCGACGAGGCCGACCCGCCGGCGGCGACGCGCCCGCAGCTCGGGCTGTTCCGCAACGACGAGTAA
- a CDS encoding SDR family oxidoreductase, producing MRETPTAASQRIFTPDLFAGQVALITGGGSGIGLATAHELVRLGARVAICGRTADKLEAARADLAAAAPGGAEHVHAAVCDIREIEDVARTVADVIARFGAIDVLVNNAGGQFPSPAQHISANGFAAVVKNNLLGTWNVTREVANQAMIKRQRGCIVNVIANIFRGFPGMVHTGAARAGVENMTMSLAVEWSQFGILVNAVAPGVIISSGTARYPPEIVARSVARTPLKRAGTVDEVAASIVFLASPAAQFITGTTLRIDGGQALWGDTWELP from the coding sequence ATGCGCGAGACGCCGACCGCCGCGAGCCAGCGGATCTTCACGCCCGACCTGTTCGCCGGGCAGGTGGCCCTGATCACCGGCGGCGGCAGCGGCATCGGCCTGGCCACGGCTCACGAGCTGGTGCGGCTGGGCGCCCGGGTCGCGATCTGCGGCCGCACCGCCGATAAGCTCGAGGCCGCGCGCGCCGATCTGGCCGCCGCGGCGCCGGGCGGCGCCGAGCACGTCCACGCCGCGGTCTGCGACATCCGCGAGATCGAGGACGTCGCCCGCACGGTCGCCGACGTGATCGCGCGGTTCGGCGCGATCGACGTGCTGGTCAACAACGCCGGCGGTCAGTTCCCGTCGCCGGCGCAGCACATCTCGGCCAACGGCTTCGCGGCGGTGGTCAAGAACAACCTGCTCGGCACCTGGAACGTGACCCGCGAGGTCGCCAACCAGGCGATGATCAAGCGTCAGCGCGGCTGCATCGTCAACGTGATCGCGAACATCTTCCGCGGGTTCCCGGGCATGGTCCACACCGGCGCCGCGCGCGCCGGGGTCGAGAACATGACGATGTCGCTCGCGGTCGAGTGGTCGCAGTTCGGCATCCTCGTCAACGCCGTCGCGCCCGGCGTGATCATCTCGTCGGGGACCGCGCGCTACCCGCCGGAGATCGTCGCGCGCTCGGTCGCGCGCACCCCGCTCAAGCGGGCCGGCACCGTCGACGAGGTCGCCGCATCAATCGTCTTCCTGGCGTCGCCGGCGGCGCAGTTCATCACCGGCACGACGCTGCGCATCGACGGCGGGCAGGCGCTGTGGGGTGACACGTGGGAGCTGCCGTAG
- a CDS encoding protein kinase, giving the protein MQVDVEVELRLVVAEGILARTEAEALGLEAARAGQGLLARLQEDGTISAARCASLRARLADVTLAASPSSSARALSEPRPPAARDRPPSLPTLDLRGDAPPAAVDGFPVPGWDRYRPIRLLGEGGMGRVFLACDLRLDRNVAIKFVRGDDAELARRVVAEARAQARVNDDRVCKVYEVGEVDGRVYIAMQHVDGAALPDLVGTLTYEQKALVMRGAALGVHEAHRAGLIHRDLKPSNIMVERGGDGALRPFVMDFGIARDWSDSATVTGTVLGTPQFMAPEQARGEVKQLDRRADVYSLGATLYAFLTGRAPIEGDNPLVVLNRISIDAPDPLRSIDPDVPPDLDAIVMKCLEKERAGRYESARALADDLGRFLDGAPVEARSTTSLAYRLRKAARRHWRALAVTGAMLAIIAVALGFGLRERWAAERRAVLARRFTERVERIEALARYSALAPLHDLTNDRAQIRAQMAELEDEIHAAGAAAAGTGHYALGRGYSALGDDERALAELQAAWDAGVHDPRAAYALAITEGRMYQRALRDLERLPATVREQRRPAIEWRYRDPARTHLLASAGTVVPSRAYVAALLAYYEGRYDDALHELDGIATSTAALAWFYEAPLLRGQILHERALAGRRKASDAQLDAQFDAARAALASAAAIGESEPSLFLAIAELEHAIFAIELYGRGQVDESFRRGVEAATRALTLVPDDVDALLVRARFQRGMAEYRGGRGEDAAAPLTQAIADARRAVALAPASVDAKVVLAGCLREDGANLQAVGQDPGPALAQAHQLLETIAPRDRDERMLSELGLVHHIWADYLDEAGADATAQRRQAIDAYRGALAVTDRNGQAWLNLGINYLERARHVALTAPDGDDDLAKAIDALERGRALQPQSLVPDFHQGDAYELRARRAQARGADPEPDWAAAIARYEHGLTINPDLALLHNGICIVEVARAVAARTRGADPTAILVRAEAAARRAIAAAPDQSYGYNNLAEVLIERGQGLRARRGATPLADEEVTIEAASAAVARALELIPDHATFLYNAAELDLMRTRLALDRHRDARPALAAARVSVARAKAAATADTRDLERDLAALVQQVAGTP; this is encoded by the coding sequence ATGCAGGTGGATGTCGAGGTCGAGCTGCGCCTGGTGGTCGCCGAGGGCATCCTCGCGCGCACCGAGGCGGAGGCGCTCGGGCTCGAGGCGGCGCGGGCGGGGCAGGGCCTGCTGGCGCGGCTGCAAGAGGACGGGACCATCTCGGCCGCGCGCTGCGCGTCGCTGCGGGCGCGCCTGGCCGACGTCACGCTGGCGGCGAGTCCGTCGAGCAGCGCGCGGGCGCTCAGCGAGCCGCGGCCGCCGGCGGCGCGCGATCGGCCCCCGTCGTTGCCGACCCTCGATCTACGCGGCGACGCGCCGCCGGCCGCGGTCGACGGCTTCCCGGTGCCGGGCTGGGACCGGTACCGACCGATCCGCCTGCTCGGTGAGGGCGGCATGGGCCGGGTGTTCCTGGCCTGCGATCTGCGCCTCGATCGCAACGTCGCGATCAAGTTCGTGCGCGGCGACGACGCCGAGCTGGCGCGCCGGGTCGTGGCCGAGGCCCGGGCCCAGGCCCGCGTCAACGACGATCGCGTGTGCAAGGTCTACGAGGTCGGCGAGGTCGACGGTCGGGTCTACATCGCGATGCAGCACGTCGACGGCGCCGCGCTGCCCGACCTGGTCGGCACGCTGACCTACGAGCAGAAGGCCCTGGTGATGCGCGGCGCTGCCCTCGGCGTCCACGAGGCCCACCGCGCCGGGCTGATCCACCGCGATCTCAAGCCGTCGAACATCATGGTCGAGCGCGGCGGCGACGGGGCGCTGCGGCCGTTCGTGATGGACTTCGGCATCGCGCGCGACTGGAGCGACAGCGCCACCGTCACCGGGACCGTGCTCGGCACGCCGCAGTTCATGGCGCCGGAGCAGGCCCGGGGCGAGGTCAAGCAGCTCGATCGCCGCGCCGACGTGTACAGCCTCGGCGCGACGCTGTACGCGTTCCTGACCGGCCGGGCGCCGATCGAGGGCGACAACCCGCTGGTCGTGCTCAACCGGATCTCGATCGACGCGCCCGATCCGCTGCGCTCGATCGATCCCGACGTCCCGCCCGATCTCGACGCGATCGTGATGAAGTGCCTCGAGAAGGAGCGGGCCGGGCGCTACGAGTCGGCGCGGGCGCTGGCCGACGACCTGGGCCGCTTCCTCGACGGCGCGCCGGTCGAGGCGCGCTCGACCACCAGCCTGGCCTACCGCCTGCGCAAGGCCGCGCGCCGGCACTGGCGGGCGCTGGCGGTGACCGGCGCGATGCTGGCGATCATCGCCGTCGCGCTCGGCTTCGGGCTGCGCGAGCGCTGGGCCGCCGAGCGGCGCGCGGTCCTGGCGCGGCGGTTCACCGAGCGGGTCGAGCGCATCGAGGCGCTGGCGCGGTACTCGGCGCTGGCGCCGCTCCATGACCTGACCAACGATCGGGCGCAGATCCGGGCGCAGATGGCCGAGCTCGAGGACGAGATCCACGCGGCCGGCGCGGCCGCGGCCGGGACCGGGCACTACGCGCTCGGCCGCGGCTACAGCGCGCTCGGCGACGACGAGCGCGCGCTGGCCGAGCTGCAGGCGGCGTGGGACGCGGGCGTGCACGATCCGCGCGCGGCCTACGCGCTGGCGATCACCGAGGGGCGCATGTACCAGCGGGCGCTGCGCGACCTCGAGCGGCTGCCGGCGACGGTGCGCGAGCAGCGCCGGCCGGCGATCGAGTGGCGCTACCGCGACCCGGCCCGGACCCACCTGCTGGCCAGCGCCGGGACGGTCGTGCCGTCGCGCGCCTACGTCGCCGCGCTCCTGGCCTACTACGAGGGTCGCTACGACGACGCGCTCCACGAGCTCGACGGGATCGCCACGTCGACGGCGGCGCTCGCGTGGTTCTACGAGGCGCCGCTCCTGCGCGGGCAGATCCTGCACGAGCGCGCGCTGGCTGGGCGCCGCAAGGCCTCCGACGCGCAGCTCGATGCGCAGTTCGACGCGGCCCGGGCCGCGCTGGCGTCGGCGGCGGCGATCGGAGAGAGCGAGCCGTCGTTGTTCCTGGCCATCGCCGAGCTCGAGCACGCGATCTTCGCGATCGAGCTGTACGGTCGCGGACAGGTCGACGAGTCGTTCCGGCGGGGGGTCGAGGCCGCGACCCGGGCGCTGACGCTCGTGCCCGATGACGTCGACGCGCTGCTGGTGCGGGCGCGGTTCCAGCGCGGCATGGCCGAGTACCGCGGCGGGCGTGGGGAAGACGCGGCCGCGCCGCTGACCCAGGCGATCGCGGACGCCCGGCGCGCCGTGGCGCTGGCCCCCGCGAGCGTCGACGCCAAGGTCGTGCTGGCCGGGTGCCTCCGGGAGGATGGCGCCAACCTCCAGGCGGTCGGCCAGGATCCCGGTCCAGCGCTCGCGCAGGCCCACCAGCTGCTCGAGACCATCGCGCCGCGCGATCGCGACGAGCGCATGCTCAGCGAGCTCGGCCTGGTCCACCACATCTGGGCCGACTACCTCGACGAGGCCGGCGCGGACGCGACCGCGCAGCGGCGCCAGGCGATCGACGCCTACCGCGGCGCGCTGGCGGTCACCGATCGCAACGGCCAGGCCTGGCTCAACCTCGGGATCAACTACCTCGAGCGGGCCCGCCACGTGGCGCTGACCGCGCCCGACGGCGACGACGACCTGGCCAAGGCGATCGACGCGCTCGAGCGCGGCCGCGCGCTGCAGCCGCAGTCGCTGGTCCCGGACTTCCACCAGGGCGACGCCTACGAGCTGCGCGCGCGGCGGGCCCAGGCGCGCGGCGCCGATCCCGAGCCCGACTGGGCCGCCGCCATCGCTCGGTACGAGCACGGCCTGACCATCAACCCCGACCTGGCGCTCCTGCACAACGGCATCTGCATCGTCGAGGTGGCCCGGGCGGTCGCGGCGCGGACGCGCGGCGCCGATCCGACGGCGATCCTGGTCCGCGCCGAGGCCGCGGCGCGGCGCGCGATCGCGGCGGCGCCCGATCAGAGCTACGGTTACAACAACCTGGCCGAAGTGCTGATCGAGCGGGGGCAAGGGCTGCGTGCGCGCCGCGGGGCTACGCCGCTGGCCGACGAGGAGGTCACGATCGAGGCCGCCAGCGCGGCCGTCGCGCGCGCGCTCGAGCTGATTCCGGACCACGCGACGTTCCTGTACAACGCCGCCGAGCTCGACCTGATGCGGACCCGGCTCGCGCTCGACCGCCATCGCGACGCGCGGCCAGCGCTGGCCGCCGCTCGCGTCAGCGTGGCTCGCGCCAAGGCCGCCGCCACCGCCGACACCCGCGATCTCGAGCGTGACCTCGCGGCGCTGGTGCAGCAAGTCGCGGGCACGCCGTGA
- the gstA gene encoding glutathione transferase GstA — MKLYFSPGACSLSPHIVARELGLALELDKVDNATKRTAAGVDFLQKNPKGYVPTLELDGGEVLTEGPAIVQYLADLKPEANLAPPNGTMARYHLQEMLGFINSELHKSYSPLFNPASSPELRAASEAYLRRRYATIEAALAGKAFLFGDQFTVADAYLFVVTKWARFLKLDLSEFPNLMAFQDRVTDRPAVQEAMAAEGLRTKR; from the coding sequence ATGAAGCTCTACTTCTCTCCCGGTGCCTGCTCGCTCTCGCCCCACATCGTCGCGCGCGAGCTCGGCCTGGCGCTCGAGCTCGACAAGGTCGACAACGCGACCAAGCGCACCGCCGCCGGCGTCGACTTCCTGCAGAAGAACCCCAAGGGCTACGTGCCGACGCTCGAGCTCGACGGCGGCGAGGTCCTGACCGAGGGCCCGGCGATCGTGCAGTACCTGGCCGACCTGAAGCCCGAGGCCAACCTGGCGCCGCCCAACGGCACGATGGCGCGCTACCACCTGCAGGAGATGCTCGGCTTCATCAACTCCGAGCTGCACAAGAGCTACTCGCCGCTGTTCAACCCCGCCAGCTCGCCCGAGCTGCGCGCCGCGAGCGAGGCCTACCTGCGCCGCCGCTACGCGACGATCGAGGCCGCGCTGGCCGGCAAGGCGTTCCTGTTCGGCGATCAGTTCACGGTCGCCGACGCCTACCTGTTCGTCGTGACCAAGTGGGCCCGGTTCCTGAAGCTCGATCTGTCGGAGTTCCCCAACCTGATGGCGTTCCAGGACCGGGTCACCGACCGGCCGGCGGTGCAGGAGGCGATGGCGGCCGAGGGCCTGCGCACCAAGCGCTGA
- a CDS encoding aminotransferase class I/II-fold pyridoxal phosphate-dependent enzyme yields MHTSLEATMARGRAAGVTQRIARTIGADGRTITLEPDGREVLSFATCSYLALDRDPRLAAEAIAAIERCGVAFSASRCFVTSPLYAEADALLEEVFGRPVVLAGSTTLAHGAALPILLERTDVVLFDQQVHHSVQTALAALGPRGPRCQALPHADLDALDDAVAAALAGGARRVWYCADGIYSMFGDRLDVTGLAALMARHPALHAYLDDAHGMSWCGRRGRGSLFDADLPIERTVIATSLSKGFGASGGVLAVPDRATKHRIENLGPSLMFGIQLSPPALGAVCASARIHLSDELPVMQAQIGARMADARAVLRAHPLLGPRLPAVAGDVTPVQYLTLGGTDTVIDAAAALLARGVLVNPVAFPAVPRNAGGIRITITRAHTSADLATLVDAVVEVIDEVVAPVARLTA; encoded by the coding sequence ATGCACACCTCGCTCGAAGCGACCATGGCCCGCGGCCGCGCCGCCGGCGTCACCCAGCGGATCGCCCGCACGATCGGCGCCGACGGCCGCACGATCACCCTCGAGCCCGATGGCCGCGAGGTGCTGTCGTTCGCGACCTGCAGCTACCTCGCGCTCGACCGCGACCCGCGGCTGGCCGCCGAGGCGATCGCCGCGATCGAGCGCTGCGGCGTCGCGTTCAGCGCGTCGCGCTGCTTCGTGACCAGCCCGCTCTACGCCGAGGCCGACGCGCTGCTCGAGGAGGTGTTCGGCCGCCCGGTGGTGCTGGCCGGCTCGACCACGCTGGCCCACGGCGCCGCGCTGCCGATCTTGCTCGAGCGCACGGACGTCGTCCTGTTCGACCAGCAGGTCCACCACAGCGTCCAGACGGCGCTGGCGGCGCTCGGCCCCCGCGGGCCGCGGTGTCAGGCCCTGCCCCACGCCGATCTGGACGCGCTCGACGACGCCGTCGCCGCGGCGCTGGCCGGCGGCGCGCGCCGGGTCTGGTACTGCGCCGACGGCATCTACAGCATGTTCGGCGACCGGCTCGACGTGACCGGGCTGGCGGCGCTGATGGCGCGCCACCCGGCGCTGCACGCCTACCTCGACGACGCCCACGGCATGAGCTGGTGCGGCCGGCGCGGCCGCGGCTCGCTGTTCGACGCCGACCTGCCGATCGAGCGCACGGTGATCGCGACCTCGCTGAGCAAGGGCTTCGGTGCCAGCGGCGGTGTGCTCGCGGTGCCCGATCGCGCGACCAAGCACCGCATCGAGAACCTGGGCCCGTCGCTGATGTTCGGCATCCAGCTGTCGCCGCCGGCGCTGGGCGCGGTGTGCGCGAGCGCGCGCATCCACCTCTCTGACGAGCTGCCGGTGATGCAGGCCCAGATCGGCGCGCGCATGGCCGACGCGCGCGCGGTGCTGCGCGCGCACCCGCTCCTGGGCCCGCGCCTGCCAGCCGTCGCTGGCGACGTGACCCCGGTGCAGTACCTGACGCTGGGCGGCACCGACACCGTCATCGACGCCGCCGCCGCCCTCCTGGCCCGCGGCGTGCTGGTCAACCCGGTGGCGTTCCCCGCGGTGCCGCGCAACGCCGGCGGCATCCGCATCACGATCACCCGCGCCCACACCTCGGCCGACCTGGCGACGCTGGTGGACGCCGTCGTCGAGGTCATCGACGAGGTGGTCGCGCCGGTCGCGCGCCTGACCGCCTGA
- a CDS encoding 2-oxoglutarate oxidoreductase, which yields MTTCATDCVLKMFDEHHELDEYQSGVPRWCNGCGDNAILAAVQRLCRDNDLRPEKTVFVSGIGCSSRFPHYMKTYGFHGIHGRALPIAEGVKLARPDLTVFVNTGDGDCCSIGAAHWIHAIRYNMNMTVVLHDNQVYGLTKKQASPTSPIGLKSNTTPRGAYLEALNPLTVTLGVQNVSFVAQVVDWIPDLVYEVLAAAFRHQGLSFVRVIQRCPEFMPGMHDQAIRDPARVQLLTHERGIAIPPALQRVYKNTRVHDPANMSEARDIASVIDPIPVGLLYWDPEVPRYEELRAATVPRTAAVIRAGLEAELDKYTIWPGDHPGEPS from the coding sequence ATGACCACCTGCGCCACCGACTGCGTCCTGAAGATGTTCGACGAGCACCACGAGCTCGACGAGTACCAGAGCGGCGTGCCGCGCTGGTGCAACGGCTGCGGCGACAACGCCATCCTCGCGGCGGTCCAGCGCCTGTGCCGCGACAACGATCTGCGGCCCGAGAAGACCGTGTTCGTGTCGGGCATCGGCTGCTCGAGCCGGTTCCCGCACTACATGAAGACCTACGGCTTCCACGGCATCCACGGCCGGGCCCTGCCGATCGCCGAGGGCGTCAAGCTGGCGCGGCCCGACCTGACGGTGTTCGTCAACACCGGCGACGGCGACTGCTGCAGCATCGGCGCGGCGCACTGGATCCACGCCATCCGCTACAACATGAACATGACCGTGGTCCTGCACGACAACCAGGTCTACGGGCTGACCAAGAAGCAGGCGTCGCCGACGTCGCCGATCGGCCTCAAGAGCAACACCACGCCGCGCGGCGCCTACCTCGAGGCGCTCAACCCGCTGACGGTCACGCTCGGGGTCCAGAACGTGTCGTTCGTGGCCCAGGTCGTCGACTGGATCCCCGACCTGGTCTACGAGGTGCTGGCGGCGGCGTTCCGGCACCAGGGCCTGTCGTTCGTGCGCGTGATCCAGCGCTGCCCCGAGTTCATGCCCGGGATGCACGACCAGGCGATCCGCGATCCGGCCCGGGTGCAGCTGCTCACCCACGAGCGCGGCATCGCGATCCCGCCGGCGCTGCAGCGGGTCTACAAGAACACCCGCGTCCACGACCCCGCGAACATGTCCGAGGCGCGCGACATCGCGTCGGTGATCGATCCGATCCCGGTCGGGCTCCTGTACTGGGACCCCGAGGTGCCGCGCTACGAGGAGCTGCGCGCCGCGACCGTGCCGCGCACCGCCGCCGTCATCCGGGCTGGCCTCGAGGCCGAGCTCGACAAGTACACGATCTGGCCCGGGGACCACCCCGGCGAGCCGAGCTGA